A genomic segment from Fibrobacter sp. UWR4 encodes:
- a CDS encoding FISUMP domain-containing protein: MPEKRYGEPREIRDVGYIYDWRIAQGTCPDGWHIPSYVEWRAFINSVVEGDAYSSLAADGFWWWERCQNKTGFSALYHASYRYSASENYHYIAAYASSDVFDKDNGYVFAFEDRYSNFYGMSYSYDQKVGVRCKRNGTDYPKPPEYEGYKGLYGVLVDERDGHSYKTVTINGKEWMAENLNFDVVGSECDFPDNCEENGRNYSWVSAVAMDSSKKECERKVCLDEKELPIQGVCPSGWHIPDSTELGDMFTSVGCDSHDNGSSIVYYECTGHVLKSNKDWRDHKNGKDSVGFGMKPSFYEHSSKASFWTVSERDSYAKAAEFLFTHDYALIHDKYKRAELSSVRCVKD, from the coding sequence CTAGGGAAATTCGAGATGTTGGATACATTTATGATTGGCGTATAGCTCAGGGAACTTGTCCGGATGGTTGGCATATTCCAAGCTATGTTGAATGGCGTGCTTTTATTAACTCAGTCGTAGAAGGTGATGCTTATTCATCGCTTGCTGCTGATGGTTTTTGGTGGTGGGAAAGATGTCAAAATAAAACGGGGTTTTCGGCTTTATATCACGCCAGTTATCGTTATTCAGCATCGGAGAATTATCATTATATAGCAGCTTATGCTTCAAGTGATGTGTTTGACAAAGACAACGGTTATGTTTTTGCATTTGAGGATCGATATTCGAATTTCTATGGCATGTCTTATTCTTACGACCAAAAAGTGGGCGTCCGTTGCAAACGAAACGGAACGGATTATCCTAAACCTCCAGAATATGAAGGTTACAAGGGATTGTATGGTGTTCTTGTAGATGAACGTGATGGCCATTCCTATAAAACGGTGACAATCAATGGTAAGGAATGGATGGCGGAAAATCTCAACTTTGATGTTGTGGGTAGTGAATGTGATTTTCCTGATAACTGTGAGGAAAATGGACGGAACTATTCCTGGGTGTCCGCAGTGGCTATGGATTCTTCGAAAAAAGAATGCGAAAGAAAAGTTTGTCTTGACGAAAAGGAACTTCCCATTCAAGGCGTTTGTCCTTCAGGTTGGCACATTCCTGATTCTACGGAATTGGGAGATATGTTTACTTCCGTGGGTTGCGATAGTCACGACAATGGTAGTTCGATTGTCTACTATGAATGTACTGGCCATGTGTTGAAGTCAAATAAAGACTGGCGAGATCATAAAAATGGAAAAGATTCTGTTGGCTTTGGGATGAAACCTTCCTTCTATGAACACTCTTCCAAGGCATCATTTTGGACTGTATCTGAACGTGATAGCTATGCAAAAGCCGCTGAATTCTTATTTACTCATGATTATGCTTTAATTCATGATAAATACAAAAGAGCAGAGCTCTCCTCTGTTCGTTGCGTGAAAGATTAG